From a region of the Constantimarinum furrinae genome:
- a CDS encoding acyloxyacyl hydrolase, whose product MPQRFAILALMLWVGFVSAQQTTSDTYLLDGGYFYGSILRHNKDISHLIRNHPQGLMLGFSKKTFGEKAWQQRYNYPDYGISFVYHDPLYDVLGSNMGVYAHLNFYFLKRNLSFKIGQGIAYNTNPFHLDNNPKNTAYGSRLLGAAYGMLQYKKDRLFGPVGVYAGLSLFHYSNGNFRAPNTSTNTVAGNIGLTYSLTSEENEQNYVHLDSLPKVSEAIKLNLMIRGGLNESDYVNLGQHPFVVFSAYADKRLTALNSITLGGEFFISEFLRKEIAYVSIAFPGGTVSGEEDHKRVGLFMGHELHINTFAVITQLGYYVYYPYDFEGRTYLRAGLKYRISNQLFCAATLKTHGAKAEAIEFGLGIRI is encoded by the coding sequence ATGCCTCAAAGATTTGCAATACTGGCTTTAATGCTTTGGGTAGGTTTCGTTTCTGCCCAGCAAACTACTTCAGACACCTATTTACTTGACGGGGGATACTTTTATGGATCTATTCTACGGCATAACAAGGATATTTCACATCTTATAAGAAATCATCCGCAAGGTCTAATGCTTGGGTTCAGTAAAAAGACCTTCGGAGAAAAGGCCTGGCAACAGCGCTATAATTATCCGGATTACGGAATTTCATTCGTTTATCACGATCCGCTTTACGACGTCCTTGGATCCAATATGGGGGTATATGCCCACCTCAATTTTTATTTTCTGAAGCGAAATCTGAGTTTTAAGATCGGTCAAGGGATTGCATACAATACAAATCCGTTTCATCTGGACAATAACCCGAAGAACACTGCCTATGGAAGTCGGTTGTTAGGTGCTGCCTATGGAATGCTTCAGTATAAAAAGGATCGATTGTTCGGGCCTGTTGGAGTATATGCGGGATTGTCACTTTTTCATTACTCCAACGGAAATTTCAGAGCTCCCAATACCAGTACCAATACCGTTGCAGGTAACATCGGACTTACGTATTCACTTACTTCCGAAGAAAACGAGCAAAATTATGTCCATTTGGACTCGTTGCCAAAAGTTTCCGAAGCCATAAAACTGAATCTTATGATAAGAGGCGGTCTAAATGAAAGCGATTATGTGAATTTGGGTCAGCATCCGTTTGTGGTTTTTTCAGCCTATGCCGATAAAAGATTAACTGCATTAAACAGTATTACTCTTGGGGGCGAATTCTTTATTTCCGAATTTTTGAGAAAGGAGATAGCATATGTATCGATAGCTTTTCCGGGCGGTACAGTTAGTGGAGAGGAAGATCATAAACGAGTAGGGCTATTTATGGGGCACGAATTGCATATTAATACATTTGCGGTCATAACTCAACTCGGGTATTATGTATATTATCCCTATGATTTTGAAGGCAGAACCTACTTGAGAGCAGGATTAAAATACAGGATTAGTAATCAATTATTCTGTGCGGCCACTTTAAAAACACATGGAGCAAAAGCCGAAGCAATAGAATTTGGATTAGGAATACGAATTTAA
- a CDS encoding pyridoxal-phosphate dependent enzyme yields MIPSKAQLDSAYSIVKPYVHRTPVLSSSLLNELTGSNLFFKCENFQKMGAFKMRGAVHAISKLNDNEKARGVVTHSSGNFAQALSLAAKSLNTKAYIVMPVNAPEVKKRAVKQYGGIITESEATIQAREAAAEEIIQETGATFIHPSNDTNVILGQGTAAIELLEEQPLLDCIMVPVGGGGLIAGTALAARYYGKNCKVIGGEPMLADDAYRSLKSGKIELNDTANTIADGLRTYLGDKNFPIIKSLVSEIIRVEEEEIRTAMRLIMERMKIIVETSSAVPFAALLKEQSNFAGKNVGIIISGGNVDLSELTF; encoded by the coding sequence ATGATTCCCTCCAAAGCACAACTTGATTCGGCCTATAGTATCGTAAAACCTTATGTGCATCGTACTCCGGTACTTTCTTCTTCTCTGTTAAATGAATTAACGGGTTCGAACCTGTTCTTTAAATGTGAGAACTTTCAAAAAATGGGTGCATTTAAGATGAGGGGAGCAGTACATGCTATTTCAAAATTAAACGATAACGAAAAAGCCCGTGGGGTGGTCACGCATTCTTCGGGAAATTTTGCGCAGGCCTTGTCATTAGCCGCAAAAAGTCTTAATACCAAGGCTTATATCGTAATGCCCGTAAATGCTCCCGAAGTAAAAAAAAGAGCGGTGAAACAATACGGTGGAATCATTACCGAATCGGAGGCTACCATACAGGCGAGAGAAGCAGCAGCAGAAGAGATCATCCAGGAAACAGGAGCGACATTTATTCATCCGTCCAATGATACGAATGTAATTTTAGGACAGGGCACAGCCGCAATCGAACTTTTGGAAGAACAACCACTATTGGATTGTATTATGGTACCTGTTGGCGGTGGCGGACTCATAGCAGGAACTGCGCTTGCAGCCCGCTACTATGGTAAGAACTGTAAAGTGATAGGTGGAGAGCCTATGTTGGCAGATGATGCTTATCGTTCTTTAAAAAGCGGAAAGATTGAATTAAACGATACTGCTAATACCATTGCAGATGGTTTGCGAACATATTTGGGCGATAAGAATTTCCCTATAATAAAATCCCTGGTGTCAGAAATAATAAGAGTGGAAGAAGAAGAGATCCGTACCGCGATGCGGCTTATTATGGAGCGTATGAAAATTATAGTTGAAACTTCCTCTGCCGTTCCCTTCGCAGCCTTGTTAAAAGAACAGTCAAATTTTGCTGGCAAAAACGTCGGGATCATAATCTCCGGTGGGAATGTCGATTTGAGCGAATTAACTTTTTAG
- a CDS encoding RrF2 family transcriptional regulator, whose translation MLSRKTKYGLKALAYLARRNENTPVQIASISASENISQKFLESILLSLRKAGFLGSKKGKGGGYFLLMQPGEISIAAVFRILEGPIAMVPCVSLNFYKKCDDCPDEDACSVHKLMIEVRDKNLAILENTSLKDLIDSK comes from the coding sequence ATGCTCTCCAGAAAAACGAAATACGGATTAAAAGCACTTGCCTATCTGGCGAGACGGAACGAAAATACACCCGTGCAGATCGCTTCTATTTCTGCTTCAGAAAATATTTCTCAGAAATTTCTGGAAAGTATTTTATTGTCTTTGCGAAAGGCCGGGTTCCTAGGTTCGAAAAAAGGAAAAGGCGGCGGCTATTTTTTACTGATGCAGCCGGGAGAAATTTCCATAGCTGCGGTGTTTCGTATCCTTGAAGGGCCAATTGCGATGGTTCCCTGTGTAAGCCTCAATTTTTATAAAAAATGTGACGATTGCCCGGATGAAGATGCTTGTTCTGTACATAAACTGATGATCGAAGTGCGGGATAAAAACCTTGCGATCCTTGAGAATACCAGTCTCAAGGACCTAATCGATTCTAAATAG
- the metF gene encoding methylenetetrahydrofolate reductase [NAD(P)H], which yields MTVLEHIENGNGKTQFSFEILPPLKGQNIQSIFDGIDPLMEFKPPFIDVTYHREEYVFAERENGLLEKKIVRKRPGTVGICAAIQNKYQVDAIPHILCGGFTREDTENFLIDLDFLGIDNVMALRGDAVKTETYFRPEKGGNNYACDLVAQITQLNSGQYLDEDLANKTPTNFCIGVAGYPEKHMEAPNMDSDIHFLKQKIKRGASYVVTQMFFDNRKFFNFVEKCRASGITVPIIPGLKPLATKKQLNLIPHRFNAELPEELIKEVLKCKDNEAIKQLGIDWCTAQSKELMAHNIPFLHYYSMGKSDNIKAIASNLF from the coding sequence ATGACCGTATTAGAACACATAGAAAATGGCAACGGGAAAACCCAGTTTTCCTTCGAAATATTGCCTCCTTTAAAGGGACAGAATATTCAATCTATCTTTGACGGTATCGACCCGTTAATGGAATTTAAACCGCCGTTTATTGATGTTACTTACCACAGGGAAGAATATGTTTTTGCCGAACGGGAGAACGGTTTGCTGGAGAAAAAAATCGTAAGAAAACGTCCGGGAACTGTTGGTATTTGTGCGGCTATTCAGAATAAGTACCAGGTTGATGCCATTCCCCATATTTTATGCGGTGGGTTTACCAGAGAGGATACAGAGAATTTTTTGATCGATCTGGACTTTTTAGGGATAGACAATGTCATGGCACTTCGCGGTGATGCCGTAAAAACCGAAACGTATTTTAGGCCTGAGAAAGGTGGAAATAATTATGCCTGCGATCTGGTAGCACAGATCACTCAATTGAATTCGGGGCAGTATCTGGATGAAGATCTGGCAAATAAAACACCTACTAATTTTTGTATAGGAGTGGCCGGATACCCCGAGAAGCATATGGAAGCGCCTAACATGGATAGCGACATTCACTTTTTAAAACAGAAAATTAAACGAGGAGCTTCATATGTAGTTACCCAGATGTTCTTCGATAATCGAAAGTTCTTTAATTTTGTCGAGAAGTGTAGAGCGTCTGGCATCACAGTACCGATAATCCCGGGATTAAAGCCATTGGCAACGAAAAAACAACTTAACCTGATTCCTCACAGATTTAACGCCGAACTTCCTGAAGAACTAATTAAAGAAGTGCTGAAGTGCAAAGACAATGAGGCTATCAAGCAACTGGGAATAGATTGGTGTACTGCACAAAGCAAGGAGCTCATGGCGCACAACATACCTTTTTTGCATTATTATTCGATGGGAAAAAGTGATAATATCAAGGCAATAGCATCAAATTTATTTTAA
- the metH gene encoding methionine synthase, protein MQLKEADKEEKRYLKLSGLEPLVITPESNFINVGERTNVAGSRKFLKLINEGNFEEALTVARHQVEGGAQILDVNMDDGMIDGKTAMVSFLNLLLAEPDISRIPIMIDSSKWDIIEAGLQVVQGKCVVNSISLKEGEAVFIEQAKLIKRYGAAVIVMAFDEVGQADTYTRRIEIAERSYRLLVDVVGFKPEDIIFDLNIFPVATGMDEHNKNATDFIDATRWVKENLPYCSVSGGVSNVSFSFRGNDTVREAMHSVFLYHAIRAGMNIGIVNPTMLEVYDDIDKELLERVEDVILNRREDATERLLDFAETVKQTSKEKTVDLSWRNEALQERITRALVKGIDEYIIADVEEARLSVTQPIEVIEGHLMIGMNVVGDLFGSGKMFLPQVVKSARVMKKAVAYLLPFIEAGKGGVAETNGKILMATVKGDVHDIGKNIVGVVLACNNYEVIDLGVMVAPEKIIAEAKQHKVDIIGLSGLITPSLDEMVFLAEEMQRQDFTVPLLIGGATTSKAHTAVKIDPQYKSAVVHVNDASRAVTIVGDLLQKEHSEGYKNRLKEEYAIFREGFLKRQKSKEYISIDKARANKLSIDWANSEICKPNKPGIQVIDDLRLEILKDFIDWTPFFRSWDLHGRFPNILKDEVVGTQASELYEDAKNMLSKIIVEKRIKAKAVFGLFEANSIDDDDILVRHSNKEFVFRTLRQQSKKASGRPNLALSDFIAPLSSGKQDHMGCFCVSVGFGVKELAAEYEKDHDDYNAIMVKALADRLAEAFAEYLHKEIRLHHWGYAADEELSNEELIKESYKGIRPAPGYPACPDHLEKKTIWKLLKVEEKIEVALTESLAMWPAASVSGYYFANPEARYFGLGKIKEDQVRDYAERKKMDYETAQKWLKPTIAD, encoded by the coding sequence ATGCAATTGAAGGAAGCCGATAAGGAAGAAAAACGTTACCTCAAATTGTCCGGTTTAGAACCTCTGGTTATAACCCCGGAGAGTAACTTTATTAATGTTGGGGAGCGGACCAATGTTGCAGGATCCAGAAAATTCCTAAAGCTCATTAATGAAGGAAATTTTGAAGAGGCTTTAACGGTTGCCCGACATCAGGTGGAAGGTGGAGCTCAAATTCTGGACGTGAATATGGACGATGGAATGATAGACGGAAAGACAGCCATGGTATCCTTCCTTAATCTTCTTCTGGCCGAACCCGATATTTCCAGAATCCCCATAATGATCGATAGTTCGAAGTGGGATATCATCGAGGCCGGATTGCAAGTGGTACAAGGCAAATGTGTAGTAAACTCCATTAGTTTGAAGGAAGGAGAAGCCGTATTTATCGAGCAGGCAAAATTGATAAAACGCTATGGCGCGGCAGTCATTGTCATGGCGTTCGATGAGGTAGGTCAGGCAGATACTTATACTAGAAGAATAGAAATCGCAGAACGCAGCTACCGCCTCTTGGTAGATGTCGTGGGTTTTAAGCCCGAAGATATTATTTTCGATCTCAATATTTTTCCTGTAGCCACGGGAATGGACGAACACAATAAAAATGCGACCGATTTTATTGACGCAACACGCTGGGTAAAGGAAAATTTACCGTATTGTAGCGTAAGTGGTGGCGTTAGTAATGTTTCTTTTAGCTTTCGCGGAAATGACACCGTACGCGAAGCCATGCATTCGGTATTTTTATATCACGCCATACGGGCCGGAATGAATATTGGCATTGTGAATCCAACCATGCTCGAGGTATATGACGATATTGATAAGGAATTATTAGAGCGTGTGGAAGACGTGATCCTCAACAGAAGAGAGGATGCCACCGAGCGACTGCTCGATTTTGCTGAAACTGTAAAACAAACCTCAAAGGAGAAAACCGTGGATCTTTCCTGGCGCAACGAGGCCCTTCAGGAACGTATCACCAGAGCTTTAGTAAAAGGAATTGATGAATATATCATTGCCGATGTAGAAGAGGCACGCCTTAGCGTAACACAACCCATCGAAGTCATCGAAGGGCACTTAATGATAGGAATGAACGTGGTAGGCGATCTGTTTGGAAGTGGAAAGATGTTCCTCCCCCAGGTAGTAAAATCGGCACGTGTCATGAAGAAGGCCGTGGCCTATTTATTGCCATTTATTGAAGCAGGAAAAGGGGGTGTTGCTGAGACCAACGGGAAGATACTCATGGCAACGGTAAAGGGCGACGTTCACGATATAGGAAAGAATATTGTAGGGGTGGTTCTGGCCTGTAATAACTATGAGGTAATCGACCTTGGGGTAATGGTGGCTCCCGAAAAAATTATTGCTGAAGCAAAACAACATAAGGTCGATATTATTGGTCTAAGCGGTTTGATAACGCCTTCTCTGGACGAAATGGTCTTTCTTGCTGAAGAAATGCAACGTCAGGATTTTACGGTTCCGCTGCTCATTGGAGGGGCTACAACCAGTAAAGCACATACCGCCGTTAAGATAGACCCTCAGTATAAAAGTGCGGTAGTGCACGTAAATGACGCCTCCAGAGCGGTTACTATTGTTGGGGATTTGCTTCAGAAGGAACATTCGGAAGGATATAAAAATAGGCTGAAGGAAGAATATGCTATTTTCAGAGAAGGATTTTTAAAGCGCCAAAAGTCTAAGGAATACATATCTATCGACAAAGCAAGAGCCAATAAGCTTAGCATCGATTGGGCGAATTCAGAAATTTGTAAACCCAACAAACCGGGCATTCAGGTTATTGATGATCTTCGGCTCGAAATTTTAAAAGACTTTATAGACTGGACGCCGTTTTTCAGAAGCTGGGACCTTCATGGTCGCTTTCCGAACATTCTTAAAGATGAGGTCGTTGGGACACAGGCTTCAGAATTATATGAGGATGCAAAAAACATGCTCTCTAAGATCATTGTTGAAAAGCGTATTAAAGCGAAAGCCGTCTTTGGGCTGTTCGAAGCTAATTCCATAGACGATGATGACATACTCGTGAGGCATTCGAATAAGGAGTTTGTATTTAGAACCCTTAGACAACAAAGTAAAAAGGCAAGCGGACGACCTAATCTGGCCTTGTCCGATTTTATTGCTCCACTCAGTTCGGGAAAACAGGATCATATGGGTTGTTTTTGTGTGTCGGTGGGCTTTGGTGTTAAAGAACTGGCAGCTGAATACGAAAAGGATCACGACGATTACAACGCGATCATGGTCAAAGCCCTTGCCGACAGATTGGCCGAAGCTTTTGCAGAATATTTACACAAAGAGATTCGGCTTCATCATTGGGGGTATGCAGCAGATGAAGAATTGTCTAACGAAGAATTAATTAAGGAAAGCTATAAGGGAATTCGGCCCGCACCGGGGTATCCTGCTTGTCCCGATCACCTGGAGAAGAAGACGATATGGAAGCTCCTTAAAGTAGAAGAAAAAATAGAAGTTGCTTTAACTGAAAGCCTGGCCATGTGGCCGGCCGCTTCGGTATCGGGATATTATTTTGCCAATCCGGAGGCACGGTATTTCGGACTTGGAAAGATCAAGGAAGATCAGGTTAGAGATTATGCTGAACGCAAAAAGATGGATTATGAAACAGCCCAAAAATGGCTCAAACCAACAATCGCAGATTAA
- a CDS encoding homocysteine S-methyltransferase family protein, translating into MKRLIEAMKDRILILDGAMGTMLQRYKFSEEDFRGERFKDWKTSVKGNNDLLTLTQPKAIAEVHHKYFEAGADIVETNTFSGTTIAMADYHMEELVYELNYKSAKIAKEVAKQFTIKNPEKPRFVAGAMGPTNKTASMSPDVNDPGFRAISFNELRIAYKQQAEALIDGGVDMLLVETVFDTLNAKAALFAIEEIKEERDIEIPVMISGTITDASGRTLSGQTAEAFLISVSHIPLLSVGFNCALGAKQLTPHLEVIAKRTQLAVSAYPNAGLPNAFGEYDESPQLMAQQIKEYLEKGIINIIGGCCGTTPEHIKAIAKLASEYRPRPFTVLQTQKI; encoded by the coding sequence ATGAAACGATTAATTGAGGCAATGAAGGACCGAATCCTGATTTTGGACGGTGCCATGGGAACCATGTTGCAACGCTATAAATTCTCGGAAGAGGATTTTAGGGGAGAGCGTTTTAAGGATTGGAAAACTTCAGTAAAAGGGAATAATGATCTCTTAACGCTTACCCAACCTAAGGCTATAGCCGAGGTACATCACAAATATTTTGAAGCAGGAGCCGATATCGTTGAAACCAATACTTTTTCGGGTACTACTATTGCGATGGCAGATTACCATATGGAAGAACTGGTTTACGAACTGAATTATAAATCGGCTAAAATTGCAAAGGAAGTTGCTAAGCAGTTTACTATTAAAAACCCTGAAAAACCTCGTTTTGTAGCGGGAGCGATGGGCCCAACGAATAAAACGGCAAGTATGTCCCCCGATGTAAATGATCCGGGTTTCAGGGCGATCTCATTCAATGAATTGCGTATCGCCTATAAACAACAAGCCGAAGCGCTCATCGACGGTGGTGTGGATATGCTGCTGGTAGAAACAGTTTTCGATACCCTTAATGCAAAGGCCGCACTATTTGCAATTGAGGAGATCAAAGAGGAGCGCGATATTGAAATTCCCGTGATGATAAGCGGAACGATCACCGATGCTTCAGGAAGAACACTTTCCGGGCAAACGGCGGAAGCATTTTTGATCTCGGTATCACATATTCCATTGTTGAGCGTAGGTTTTAATTGTGCTCTTGGAGCGAAGCAGTTAACTCCGCATCTGGAGGTAATAGCCAAACGTACGCAGCTGGCTGTTTCTGCCTATCCCAATGCGGGTTTGCCAAATGCTTTTGGTGAATACGACGAGAGTCCGCAACTAATGGCCCAACAGATTAAGGAATATCTTGAGAAGGGAATTATAAACATTATAGGAGGGTGTTGTGGTACCACACCGGAACACATAAAAGCGATCGCTAAACTTGCCTCAGAATACAGACCCAGACCGTTTACCGTGCTGCAAACTCAAAAAATATAA
- a CDS encoding OsmC family protein yields MKVTLNRINQDYLFEGKGPNNVSVLIDNKTDGIVQGASPMELVLMAVGGCNAIDIISILKKQRQQVTSYKIDVEGSRKEYLDARPFEAIHVTVHLEGEIAEAKALRAAALSFEKYCSVSLTLTGCVNITYNVILNGTEL; encoded by the coding sequence ATGAAAGTTACCCTTAACCGAATTAACCAGGACTATCTTTTTGAAGGAAAAGGCCCAAATAATGTTTCAGTGTTAATAGATAATAAAACCGATGGAATTGTCCAGGGGGCAAGTCCTATGGAATTAGTTCTTATGGCCGTTGGTGGATGTAATGCCATAGATATTATTTCTATACTGAAGAAACAACGACAGCAGGTTACTTCGTATAAAATTGATGTTGAAGGATCTCGTAAAGAGTATCTCGATGCCAGGCCGTTTGAAGCCATTCATGTTACCGTTCATCTTGAGGGTGAAATCGCTGAAGCTAAAGCATTGCGTGCTGCTGCCCTGAGTTTTGAAAAATACTGTTCGGTATCGCTTACATTAACGGGTTGTGTAAATATCACCTACAACGTTATTTTAAACGGAACCGAATTATGA
- a CDS encoding homoserine dehydrogenase family protein: MNIETIAPSKALIDLERIKKKRVNLAIFGHGNVGAKLIDQIIEAKTGIYSRRNLDLNIFAIANSKTVLLNADGIEADWQDTKRHKGTDYAPEEVIGFAKQHNLENLVLIDNTANSTFVKHYTSFVENGFSLVSSNKIGNTLGLNFYNELRQILKTNNKEYLYETNVGAGLPLVDTIKLLHRSGENITRIKGVFSGSLSYIFNAYSENNEQFSTVLREAICKGFTEPDAREDLCGNDVGRKLLILARELDLYVEFEDIAIENLIPKSLRKVSKDRFLESLADFDVPFHIKRINQKPDHVLRYIGDLRGDLSKHDGAILEVALVSVPKNSMLGQLKGSDSLFEIYTESYGKNPIVIQGAGAGAAVTARGVFGDILRLSDKLN; the protein is encoded by the coding sequence ATGAATATTGAAACAATAGCGCCTTCTAAGGCATTGATCGATCTGGAGCGAATTAAAAAGAAGCGAGTAAACCTTGCGATCTTTGGTCACGGAAATGTGGGTGCTAAACTCATCGATCAGATCATTGAAGCGAAAACCGGAATTTATTCACGAAGAAATCTGGATTTGAACATTTTTGCGATTGCAAATTCTAAAACGGTACTCCTGAATGCCGACGGAATAGAAGCCGATTGGCAGGATACAAAGCGACACAAGGGGACAGATTATGCTCCCGAGGAAGTGATCGGCTTTGCAAAGCAGCACAATCTCGAAAACCTGGTACTCATAGACAACACGGCGAATTCAACTTTCGTGAAGCATTATACTTCGTTTGTTGAAAACGGATTTAGTTTGGTGTCCTCAAATAAGATAGGGAACACCTTAGGACTTAATTTTTACAATGAACTGAGACAGATCCTGAAAACTAATAACAAAGAATATTTGTATGAAACCAACGTAGGGGCAGGACTTCCTTTAGTCGATACTATTAAATTGCTACATCGGTCCGGGGAGAATATTACCCGTATTAAGGGGGTGTTTTCGGGATCATTGAGCTATATTTTTAATGCCTATTCTGAAAATAACGAACAATTTAGTACTGTACTTCGGGAAGCAATATGTAAAGGGTTCACCGAACCAGACGCTAGAGAAGATCTCTGTGGAAACGATGTAGGTCGCAAGCTATTAATTCTGGCCCGAGAACTTGACCTTTATGTTGAATTTGAGGATATAGCAATAGAAAATCTAATTCCAAAATCGCTACGGAAGGTTTCTAAAGATCGATTTTTGGAAAGTTTAGCCGATTTTGATGTGCCTTTTCATATCAAAAGAATTAATCAGAAACCCGATCACGTTTTAAGGTATATTGGCGACCTTCGTGGGGATCTTTCAAAACACGACGGTGCGATCTTAGAAGTTGCCTTGGTTTCAGTTCCTAAAAACAGTATGTTAGGACAACTTAAGGGAAGTGATTCCCTGTTTGAGATCTATACCGAAAGCTACGGAAAAAATCCGATCGTTATTCAAGGTGCCGGTGCCGGTGCCGCAGTAACAGCGCGCGGTGTGTTTGGAGATATTTTACGACTAAGTGATAAATTAAATTAA
- a CDS encoding trans-sulfuration enzyme family protein: MSATKIIHSIPSDPLTGAISVPVYQTSTFIQEAPGVNKGFDYARSNNPTRQVLEDTVASLEEGHAGFAFSTGLAAIDAVLKLLSSGDEIVAVNDIYGGAYRLFTHIYEKLGITVNYVDTTHVENVTEAISSKTKFIWIESPTNPTLKVSDIAAISKLANQHRILLVVDNTFASPIAQKPISLGADIVIHSGTKYIGGHSDLVAGLVVTASEKLSEQLKFIQNASGAVLGPWDCFLTIRGIETLDLRYRKQCENAYKVALFLQEQEEVSEVHYPGLKSHKNHEIAKEQQNGLFGGIVSFTLKDDTQEAAVQFVTNTRYFKLAESLGGVKSLLCHPAQMTHASIPREIRLNAGIKDSLIRLSCGIEDANDLITDLKKVLAKHRSQEILELT, from the coding sequence ATGAGTGCAACAAAAATTATTCATTCTATTCCCTCCGATCCGTTAACCGGAGCGATCTCGGTTCCGGTGTACCAGACGTCAACTTTTATTCAGGAAGCCCCCGGTGTAAACAAAGGATTCGATTATGCAAGAAGCAACAACCCAACCCGACAAGTCTTGGAAGATACTGTGGCGTCTCTGGAAGAAGGACATGCGGGATTCGCATTTTCAACAGGTTTGGCAGCCATCGATGCCGTCCTTAAATTGTTATCGTCGGGGGATGAGATCGTCGCTGTTAACGACATCTATGGTGGAGCATACCGCCTCTTTACACATATCTATGAAAAACTTGGGATTACGGTAAATTACGTCGATACCACGCATGTAGAAAATGTGACCGAGGCCATAAGCTCAAAAACAAAATTCATCTGGATCGAATCTCCCACCAATCCCACACTTAAAGTTTCAGATATCGCAGCAATTTCAAAGCTGGCTAATCAACACAGGATTTTACTTGTGGTTGACAATACTTTTGCCTCTCCAATTGCACAAAAACCCATCTCACTTGGAGCGGACATTGTGATCCATAGCGGTACCAAATACATTGGCGGACACAGTGATCTGGTTGCCGGATTGGTGGTCACCGCTTCGGAAAAACTTTCAGAACAACTTAAATTTATTCAGAATGCTTCAGGTGCTGTGCTCGGTCCGTGGGATTGTTTCCTCACTATTCGTGGTATCGAAACCCTTGACCTTCGGTATAGAAAACAGTGTGAAAATGCATATAAAGTTGCTTTGTTTCTTCAGGAACAGGAGGAAGTTTCCGAAGTGCATTACCCCGGCTTAAAGTCACATAAAAATCATGAGATAGCCAAAGAACAGCAAAACGGACTCTTTGGAGGAATTGTTTCCTTTACCCTAAAAGATGATACACAGGAGGCAGCGGTTCAATTTGTCACGAATACACGCTATTTCAAGCTTGCAGAAAGTTTGGGAGGTGTGAAAAGTCTGTTATGTCATCCGGCTCAGATGACACATGCTTCCATCCCTAGAGAAATACGACTGAATGCCGGAATAAAAGATTCGTTGATCAGGTTGTCCTGCGGAATAGAAGATGCCAATGATCTTATCACCGATCTAAAAAAGGTATTGGCAAAGCATAGGTCTCAAGAAATATTGGAACTCACTTAA